The DNA region AAACTGGTGACCCATTTCATGGGCTACATAGTCGATATCGAAATTGTCTCCTACAGGATCACCGGATCCAGGCGAAGTGTATCCCTGTCCTTTATGCCAATACCACTGATAACCTGAATCATAAGTATCTGTATTGTTACACACACAACCGATACATCCCGCGGAACCTCCTCCACCGGAACGTCCGAACAAGTGTCCAATATCATAATTGGCATCTCCTACCCCGTAAGTAGTTCCCTTGAGTACATTCTTAAGTTCGGCAGTCCATGCTCCTTGAGCTCCTGGATTCGCCGGGGAATAAGGGTCGGTATTAGGATTGGTAAAAATAATCTGCGGAAAATCCTGCAGAACCATTCTGATGGCGAAGTCTTTCTCGAAAACACCGTTTACTCTGGTCATCGTAGCGTTCATCTGTGTAAGCGCTCCAGCAACTCCACCGAATAGCTGAGTATACTCACCTGTTACAGACAATGCCAAACGGTACTTTCTAAATTTCTGATCACTATTTTTGGAAAAATTGGTAACCTGGTTAGAAAAATCAGTAGTTTGCCCAAGTTTCTCAATCTGGCTCTTTGTCAACAGTTCCTGCCCGTGACAAGTGTACGCTCCATCAGGTTTTTTTGATTTCGGAAATACGCCATATACGGATTTGTTAGCATTAAGAGGTTCAATAAACTCCTGCTTTCCGTCGGTAAACATCATCGATTGGAAATCGGTAGGCGACACAGAAAATCTCACATATTTCGCAGGATCGTCAATTCCCACACCTGCGTAGGATCCAAGCTGGTAACGGTCTGCCAAAGATTTCACGACAACTGGCGCACTGTACACTGCGAATCTTTCGGTCTTTCCGTCCAAAGTCGGCAGATTAATTTCAACAGCTACAGCACCTTTCCCGCTTTCCTGCGCATTCGCAAGCTTCGCTCTCATCTGGTTGAGGTCTAAAGAATAGTAATTCTTTACATTCGCCTCAGGTCTTGTCCTCTCACCCTGCATCGTCGTAGGTGCCCATTGTGCAAAGGCAGCCGTACTCATGAGTCCGCAAAGCAAAGAAGTAAAAATTTTCTTCATAAGATTAATATTTGTTTTAAATGAATCTGCCAAAAATAGCTTATTTTCTCAAAGCGACAAAATAAAAGATTCAATATTTTTGGTGTTTTTAAAGAAAATAAATAGAGTAAGACCAAAATAAATAAATTATTGTCAAAATAATCATCACATCAATATCAACACCTTATTTAAAGCATGAATTTTAGAAAAAATACGGCAAATATTCCTTAAAAAAAATATTAAAAAAACAACCGTATTATTTGCAGCATAATATCAGAAGCGATACGCCAAATTCCAAGAAAAACCTAAGTTGAATTTGGCTGAGCTTTTCCCAAATCCAGGAACGATCATCGGTGAGATTTCCTCCTGTTTGGTAGAAAATATGAGGTACTTCGGCTGAATATTCACATCAATATAGAAAGGGCTTTCGAAAAGCTGAACCCGGCCTCCAACCGTTCCTTCAAGCCAATAAGAACTTTGCGTGGAAGCAGGAAATGCCACCGAAGTTTCGCTGCCGCCATAACCGCGGACAGGAACCGCCCTGTATTCCTGGCTGTAAAAAGAACCCGCAAGTTTGCCACCTGCGTAGAACCCGTTAAGATGATTTTCGCTGTCATAAGCCAACATGTAGAAAGATCCGAGCTTTAGGAAGCCGCCACTTACAGTAGCGTCGTATCCATTTTTTTTGTAGCTGTTCTTTTCAAAACCGGCATCTGCAACTGCGTGAAGGTTGCCTTTTAGTTGCGTTGATACAAATCCCTGGAAAAGTTTCCGTTCCGAGAAAACACCGATTCCCGCATTCAGCACATCGAAACCGACCATGAAGTTGGGTTCGTATTTCCATTTCACTTTCACCGAATCCTTTTCATTCTGAGCAAAAGCGAAAACGAAAAGTACACTAAAAAAGAAGGAAAAGATGCGTTTTGCTTTCATCAGTAATCTGGGCTTGGTTCTGCTCGGTTCCAGTAACCGGATTTGCTATCTCGACCGTGGAATTTACATTTTCGTACACTTTCTTAATTCCGCAAGCGGGGGAAACATATTCCGAAGCAGTCGTATAATTGATTTTGATTTTAGAGGTAATCGCAGCTTTCGACAATCCCACGTAGATTTCGGTAAAAGGATTTCCATCCACCCGAAGCGGGATGTAAACGGAGTCGGTTTTCGCCTTCCGCGCAATCAAAGGAATCTGCCCGTTTCCGTAATCGACATTGACATAAAGAGAATCAAGCGTTTTCAGTTTTCCGGTCGAAGCGGTTTTGAATTTCATTTTCATTCTGGGCGTCGCTTCGCCACCAATACAGATGTCGTCATCACTGGTACATGAAAAAAGCGAAACCAAAAACAAAGAAAGAAAAAATATTTTCAGGAAATTCATTGTTCAAAAATAATAAAAAGTTGAGAGCTACGCTGCAATTGCAGGAAAAGAGTGGTTCAATGGTTCAGTGGTTCAGTTCACCTTTGACAATCACCCATCGCTCATCACTCATCACTTATCACCTATCACCAATCACAAACACATCGACTCAAAAATTTCCTTTACCCCAAAACCCTAAAGGGAGGAAAATTTTTTCGCTCCAACTCACCTACTCACCTACACTCCAACTCTCCAACTCTCCAACTCTCCAACTCTCCAACTCACCTACACCTTCTTCACAAGCAGCGCAATATTCTCCACATGATGAGTTTGCGGAAACATATCGACCGGGAGGATTTTTACCAGTTGATACTGCTCTTTCATCAACGCCAAATCTCTCGCCTGCGTCGCAGAGTTGCAGCTCACATACACAATTTTTTCGGGGGAAAGCTTCAGGATTTGCTCGACCACTTTCTGGTGCATTCCGTCTCTCGGCGGATCGGTGATGAGCACATCCGCTTTCGGATGATTGGCAAGAAACTCGTCATTAAAAATATCTTTCATATCGCCGCAATAAAAGGTGCAGTTAGAAAGTCCGTTCAGTTCCGCGTGCTCTTTTGCAGCGTCGATCGCCTCCTGAACCGACTCAATCCCAGTCACCTGTTTCGCGTTTCTTGCAACGTACTGCGCAATTGTTCCAGTTCCAGTGTACAAATCATAAACAACCTCATCGCCTTTCAAATCAGCGAATTCTAAAGTTTTTCGGTAAAGTTCGAGTGCCTGATTATAATTGGTCTGGAAAAAGGATTTCGGCCCGATCTTGAATTTCAATCCATCCATTTCCTCCATCAGAAAACCATCGCCAAAGTAAGTGATCACGTCCTGATCATAGATCGAATCGTTTGGTTTTGAATTAATTACATAAACCAAAGTCTTGATTTGCGGAAATCTTTCCAATAGGAAATCAAAAAGAGCTTCGCGATTTTCCTGATCTTCTTTAAACAGTTGGAAAAGCACCATCCACTCTCCTTTCGAGTTTTGGCGCATCATCAAAGTTCTCAGGAAACCTTCCTGATTCTTTACATCAAAAAATTCCAGACCTTTTTCCACCGCATAATTTTTTACGGCAAGTCGAATGGAATTCGAGGGTTCCTCCTGGAGATAACATTCCTTTAAATCCAGAATCTTGCTCCACATTACGGGAATATGGAAACCGAGTGCATTTTTATTGTCGAAATCCTCTCCGGAATTTACCTCCTCCAAAGTCAGCCAACGCGCGTTGGAGAAAGAAAATTCCATTTTGTTGCGGTAGAAGTACTGTTCCTTGCTTCCCAAAATTGGCAGCGTCTCGAAATCTTCAATTCCGCCGATTCTTTTGATATGGTTAAAGACTTCGTCCTGTTTAAACTCAAGCTGTTTTTCATAAGAAAGGTTCTGCCATTTGCAGCCGCCGCAAACTCCGAAATGGATACATTTTGGCTCTGCGCGAAATGGCGACTTCTCGATAATTTCCACTGCATCTGCCTCAAAATATTTTGACTTGGATTTTTTCACTCGTGCATTCACCACATCGCCCGGAACGGCGCCAGAAACCAGTACGGTTTTGCCTTCTTCGGTTCTTCCGACAGCAACACCTTTTGCACCTGCGGAAATGAGTTTGATGTTTTCTAAAACAATATTTTTATGCTTCTTTCTCATTGAAAAATTTCGTGAAGCAAAAGTAAGGTTTTAAAATAAAAATCTTTGGGATCGTGAGGTTTTCTTTTTATATGAGCTTGAGGAAAAACTTATTAGCTTTCGCTTGAACGTAAAAAATTCGAAATGCTTCTGCAACGCAAAGATTTTCTATGAACACGTACAAATTTAGTTAAGCAAAGATTGCGGATAAATCGCTGATTAAGCAAGCACTTCATCAATTCGCTTTAGCGGACAAAAATCATCGTCTTCAAAAAAATTAACTTAGAAAGAATTGCATGGAAAAATTCTCGCAGTGCCAAACAAAGTAATATTTATACACCTACATCTCTACCAGACAAACAAAGGCGCTTTCTCTTATCGAAGATAGACAACGTCTAAAAGACCCCTATTGAATAGCTTAATCGCAAAGGTTCTAATTTCATCCTACTCTTTTATAAGAATGCAAAGTTTCTTCGCTAAAGCGAATTGATGAAGCTTGGAAAGAATCAAAAATAACAGAAAGTATCGAAAATGATATTATTTCTCAATGCTTGGCTAAATGAAATGCCTTTGCGCTCCAAATAAGCGGAATAATTAATCATAAATTTCCTTGCATCTTTGCGATGAATGACTCTCACAGAAAATAACCATCAAGAATTATTTCCAAGAATGCTGATCATTTTCCAGCCATTAACTTTTCCCGGTTCATTAGATAATACAATCCAGCGATACAGCCGGTTAACAGGAATCCGAGTGTCCAAAGATATTTGGAGGAGAAGTTGTTTTTGAAGACATCCACGATCAAAACCACCACGGTGATGAAAGTCGCAGCAAGTCCAAGAACAGGAAAAACAGAGCCAAACTCTTTAGGAACACCGAGTGACGTAAGGTCGATAGTGATTGTAAAAAGCGTAAAAATCAACCCGATAAGCGCAATTGGATAAAGTTTGTTTTTCTGAATAATTAAAGGAAACTCCATAATTTTAATTTTGGTAAATATAAAAATTCCCGCCGAAAAATCGACGGGAATTGAATATTGAACAGTTCAAACGCATTATAATTTTAACCACAAAAGGAACAAAATCTTTATATAGCAATTACAAAGGTGAAAAAACCTATTTAAGAGGACACAAAAGTTCAAAAAATTCTTCGATTTTTTCTTTTGTTATCTACTAAGAAAATATTTTGAAATTCTTTAAATATAGTATTTAGCAGTATTCTTTTGTGACTCTTTTGTGGTTTTTATGAATTAGTCTTTTTAGTGCGTTTGACCTGAATATTGAACGATTTTTTTATTTGCTCGGAGCAGGTGCTTTCTCCGGTTGGGGGACCTGGTTTTGCGGAGCCAGCAAGTCGTTCTGCAGATGCGCTTCAGGAACCGTTGGCGCTTTAAGACCTGTCAGTTTATCGAGCACGGTCACAATTTCAGGGTCGCCCAAGTTGTAGAAGAATCTGCTTGCAACTTTACCGTCTTTGTCTAAAACGATGAACGAAGGCATTTTGAAACCATAGACTCCAAAATCTTTCGCAACTTGGGAATTCATTCCACCTTCACCGTAAACATTTGCGGCAGGAATACCTTTCAGCATCGCATTGCTCGTTTTGATGAACTGATCTTTCGTATCGTCAAGGTTCACGAAAGTGAAATTCATTTTCGATTTGTAGAAATTCACCACTTCCTTCAGAACAGGAACTGTCGCTTCTGAAATATAAGGATTCCACGAAGCATAGAACATTACCAATGTTGGTTTTCCTTTACCATCAAAAATTTTATCGGTACTTCCGTCTGCTTTGATCACTTTCGGACTTGGTGCAGCTTCGCCA from Chryseobacterium suipulveris includes:
- a CDS encoding DUF6048 family protein — encoded protein: MKAKRIFSFFFSVLFVFAFAQNEKDSVKVKWKYEPNFMVGFDVLNAGIGVFSERKLFQGFVSTQLKGNLHAVADAGFEKNSYKKNGYDATVSGGFLKLGSFYMLAYDSENHLNGFYAGGKLAGSFYSQEYRAVPVRGYGGSETSVAFPASTQSSYWLEGTVGGRVQLFESPFYIDVNIQPKYLIFSTKQEEISPMIVPGFGKSSAKFNLGFSWNLAYRF
- the rlmD gene encoding 23S rRNA (uracil(1939)-C(5))-methyltransferase RlmD — encoded protein: MRKKHKNIVLENIKLISAGAKGVAVGRTEEGKTVLVSGAVPGDVVNARVKKSKSKYFEADAVEIIEKSPFRAEPKCIHFGVCGGCKWQNLSYEKQLEFKQDEVFNHIKRIGGIEDFETLPILGSKEQYFYRNKMEFSFSNARWLTLEEVNSGEDFDNKNALGFHIPVMWSKILDLKECYLQEEPSNSIRLAVKNYAVEKGLEFFDVKNQEGFLRTLMMRQNSKGEWMVLFQLFKEDQENREALFDFLLERFPQIKTLVYVINSKPNDSIYDQDVITYFGDGFLMEEMDGLKFKIGPKSFFQTNYNQALELYRKTLEFADLKGDEVVYDLYTGTGTIAQYVARNAKQVTGIESVQEAIDAAKEHAELNGLSNCTFYCGDMKDIFNDEFLANHPKADVLITDPPRDGMHQKVVEQILKLSPEKIVYVSCNSATQARDLALMKEQYQLVKILPVDMFPQTHHVENIALLVKKV
- a CDS encoding DUF6452 family protein, whose translation is MNFLKIFFLSLFLVSLFSCTSDDDICIGGEATPRMKMKFKTASTGKLKTLDSLYVNVDYGNGQIPLIARKAKTDSVYIPLRVDGNPFTEIYVGLSKAAITSKIKINYTTASEYVSPACGIKKVYENVNSTVEIANPVTGTEQNQAQITDESKTHLFLLF